A single genomic interval of Brevundimonas diminuta harbors:
- a CDS encoding DUF885 domain-containing protein, whose translation MKISYLAIAAILAAASPIAAVAQTPPAAVATAPADAALNAVIADYETYLKSVDPISASGEGDVEAMGRVPDLSQEFELAQRAPLEGFVRRLTAIAPASLSHAGGINHAFLLYTLNRSLEGLDYDTSRLAFDSEGGPGTWALYVGGSTRLNSVAEAEAYIKRVRGFGQIYAQTTANARRGLDTGLVQARSVTESALTLARNDVAIKPDAEPLLKPLATLPSTVSQADKDRLTAAATAAVSGTIIPARRAWLAFLESDYLPKAPVQPGIGNRPGGKALYAFLVRGHTTTDLTPDQIHQIGLDEVARIRARMDVEMKASGWTGDFAGFLNFLRTDPQFYAISREALLQQASEMAKRADGGLPPLFATLPRLTYDVQPVPPQIEENYTTGRYNGGSMQNGVAAHYIVNTSKLDQRPLYELPALTLHEAVPGHHLQIALQQEAPGQPYFRRQANVSAYTEGWGLYAEYLGEEMGFYRTPYERFGRLSYEMWRACRLVADTGLHWMGWTEEQARACFRDNSALAPHNIETELQRYIGWPGQATAYKIGEIRLREIRVRAERELGPKFNVRTFHDALLVEGPLPLALLDQRMDAWIAEQKAK comes from the coding sequence ATGAAGATTTCTTATCTGGCTATCGCAGCCATACTTGCGGCTGCATCGCCGATTGCGGCCGTCGCGCAGACGCCGCCCGCCGCCGTCGCAACCGCCCCGGCAGACGCCGCGCTGAACGCCGTCATCGCCGACTACGAGACCTATCTAAAGTCGGTCGATCCGATCTCGGCCAGCGGAGAGGGTGATGTGGAGGCGATGGGCCGGGTGCCTGACCTGTCGCAAGAGTTCGAACTGGCCCAGCGCGCGCCGCTGGAAGGGTTCGTGCGGCGGCTGACGGCCATCGCCCCGGCAAGTCTTTCCCACGCCGGCGGCATCAACCACGCCTTCCTGCTCTACACGCTTAACCGCAGCCTGGAAGGGTTGGACTACGACACCAGCCGCCTGGCGTTTGACTCCGAAGGCGGCCCCGGAACCTGGGCGCTCTACGTCGGCGGCAGCACGCGGCTGAACTCGGTCGCGGAGGCCGAGGCCTATATCAAGCGTGTCCGGGGCTTCGGCCAAATTTACGCCCAGACGACCGCCAATGCCCGGCGCGGCCTGGATACCGGCTTGGTCCAGGCGCGATCAGTGACCGAAAGCGCGCTGACGCTGGCGCGAAACGATGTGGCGATCAAGCCGGACGCCGAGCCGCTGCTGAAACCCTTGGCGACCCTGCCCTCGACCGTGTCTCAGGCGGATAAGGATCGCCTGACCGCAGCGGCGACGGCGGCGGTTTCGGGAACGATCATTCCCGCGCGCCGGGCCTGGCTGGCCTTCCTCGAGAGCGACTATCTGCCCAAGGCGCCGGTCCAGCCGGGCATCGGCAATCGGCCCGGCGGCAAGGCACTCTACGCCTTTCTGGTGCGCGGCCACACTACGACCGACCTGACGCCGGACCAGATCCATCAGATCGGTCTGGACGAGGTCGCGCGCATCCGCGCCCGCATGGATGTGGAGATGAAGGCGTCGGGCTGGACCGGCGACTTCGCCGGCTTCCTGAACTTCCTGCGCACCGATCCTCAGTTCTATGCGATCAGCCGCGAGGCTCTGTTGCAGCAGGCGTCGGAAATGGCGAAGCGTGCGGATGGCGGCCTGCCCCCTCTGTTCGCCACCCTGCCCCGGCTGACCTACGACGTGCAGCCCGTACCGCCGCAGATCGAGGAAAACTACACCACCGGCCGCTACAACGGCGGTTCGATGCAAAATGGCGTCGCCGCCCACTACATCGTCAACACGTCCAAGCTGGATCAGCGTCCGCTGTACGAACTGCCCGCTCTGACCCTGCATGAGGCCGTTCCCGGCCACCATCTCCAGATCGCCTTGCAACAGGAGGCGCCCGGCCAACCCTATTTCCGTCGCCAGGCCAATGTCAGCGCCTATACTGAGGGCTGGGGCCTTTATGCCGAATATCTGGGCGAGGAGATGGGCTTCTACCGCACGCCTTACGAACGGTTCGGCCGGCTGTCCTATGAAATGTGGCGCGCCTGCCGACTGGTCGCGGACACCGGCCTGCACTGGATGGGTTGGACCGAGGAACAGGCCCGCGCCTGTTTCCGCGACAACTCGGCGCTCGCGCCTCACAACATCGAGACCGAACTTCAGCGCTATATCGGCTGGCCAGGCCAGGCCACGGCCTACAAGATCGGCGAAATCCGCCTGCGCGAAATC
- the flgG gene encoding flagellar basal-body rod protein FlgG has product MRALRTAASGMAAQQLNVEVISNNIANMNTVGFKKQRAEFQDLLYQNVERMGAQSSASGTVVPTGIQIGAGVKAGAVYRVTEQGTPQMTGNPYDMAIDGKGYFQISLPSGEKAYTRAGNLQVNPEGQMVTDDGYLLEPAITIPQDATKVSISKTGLVQVTQAGQPAPTTVGQIELASFFNEAGLEAIGDNLLLETAASGPAIVGTPGDAGYGQIMQSYTEASNVDAVAEISALIVAQRAYEMNSKVISTADQMLSVASQVKG; this is encoded by the coding sequence ATGCGCGCACTTCGCACCGCAGCCTCGGGCATGGCCGCCCAGCAGCTGAACGTGGAGGTCATCTCCAACAACATCGCCAACATGAACACGGTGGGCTTCAAGAAGCAGCGCGCCGAGTTCCAGGACCTGCTCTATCAGAACGTCGAACGCATGGGGGCCCAGTCCTCGGCCTCCGGCACCGTGGTTCCGACCGGCATCCAGATCGGCGCGGGCGTCAAGGCGGGGGCCGTCTATCGCGTTACCGAGCAGGGCACGCCGCAGATGACCGGCAACCCTTACGACATGGCCATCGACGGCAAGGGCTATTTCCAGATCAGCCTGCCCTCGGGCGAAAAGGCCTACACCCGCGCCGGCAATCTGCAGGTCAATCCGGAAGGTCAGATGGTGACCGACGACGGCTATCTGCTGGAGCCGGCGATCACCATTCCGCAGGATGCGACCAAGGTGTCGATCTCCAAGACCGGTCTGGTTCAGGTGACCCAGGCCGGACAGCCCGCCCCGACCACGGTCGGGCAGATCGAACTGGCCAGCTTCTTCAACGAGGCGGGTCTGGAAGCCATCGGCGATAACCTGCTGCTAGAAACCGCCGCGTCCGGTCCGGCGATCGTCGGCACGCCCGGCGACGCTGGCTATGGCCAGATCATGCAGTCGTACACCGAGGCGTCGAACGTCGATGCGGTGGCGGAGATCAGCGCTCTGATCGTGGCGCAGCGCGCCTATGAGATGAACTCCAAGGTCATCAGCACCGCCGACCAGATGCTGTCCGTCGCCTCGCAAGTGAAGGGCTAG
- the flgH gene encoding flagellar basal body L-ring protein FlgH, which yields MRKAVLILAALAPLAACSTVAETVRGPELAPIGYPAALIPAQQAYLPARETAPASANSLWRTGARTFFGDQRARHIGDILTVKIDIDDRAQTQNSTQRSRSNEINAGVSNLFGLESSLGRAFPGGFDPSKMVGMEGDLKSSGNGSVTRAEKVSLTIAAVVTDVLANGNLVIQGRQEVRTNREVRELTVAGIVRPEDISSANAINHTQIAEARISYGGRGDVSRVQAPPVGQALAERFSPF from the coding sequence ATGCGTAAAGCCGTCCTGATCCTCGCCGCCCTCGCCCCGCTCGCCGCCTGCTCGACCGTCGCCGAAACGGTGCGCGGTCCAGAACTGGCCCCCATCGGCTATCCCGCCGCGCTGATCCCAGCGCAGCAGGCCTATCTGCCCGCGCGCGAGACCGCGCCGGCCAGCGCCAACAGCCTGTGGCGCACGGGCGCCCGAACCTTCTTCGGCGACCAGCGCGCGCGCCACATCGGCGACATCCTGACGGTCAAGATCGACATCGACGATCGCGCCCAGACCCAGAACTCGACCCAGCGCTCGCGCTCCAACGAGATCAACGCCGGCGTCAGCAACCTGTTCGGCCTAGAAAGCAGCCTGGGCCGGGCCTTCCCCGGCGGCTTCGATCCATCGAAGATGGTCGGCATGGAAGGCGATCTGAAGTCGTCGGGCAATGGTTCGGTCACCCGCGCCGAAAAGGTGTCGCTGACCATCGCCGCCGTCGTCACCGACGTCCTGGCCAACGGCAATCTGGTGATCCAGGGTCGGCAGGAAGTGCGCACCAACCGCGAGGTCCGCGAACTGACCGTCGCCGGCATCGTCCGCCCCGAGGACATCTCATCGGCCAACGCCATCAACCACACCCAGATCGCCGAGGCGCGCATCTCCTACGGCGGTCGCGGCGACGTCAGCCGCGTCCAGGCCCCGCCCGTCGGTCAGGCGCTGGCGGAACGCTTCAGCCCGTTCTGA
- a CDS encoding flagella basal body P-ring formation protein FlgA: MTVIRSLLLAAAVNAFAGAALANPVVLRANPVDDDGRVTLGDIFEGAGAAANVAVAERVGPSVVLDAGQLQAQARQAGLDWSNPNGLRRVAVRRSAGPVQTVAEAVPTEAVQAAQPIARAAYRPGAAPQVIARNDMVRVTYQVGGVNLAVMGKAMRSAGLGEPVAIMNTTSNRVIDAVASGPGQAIAGPGADMARANPQQFAAR, encoded by the coding sequence ATGACCGTGATCCGTTCCCTGCTGCTCGCCGCCGCCGTCAACGCCTTCGCCGGCGCCGCCCTCGCCAACCCCGTCGTGCTGCGCGCCAACCCCGTGGACGACGACGGTCGCGTCACCCTGGGCGATATCTTCGAGGGCGCGGGCGCTGCGGCCAATGTCGCCGTCGCGGAGCGCGTCGGTCCCTCGGTCGTGCTGGACGCCGGTCAGCTTCAGGCCCAGGCGCGCCAAGCCGGTCTGGACTGGAGCAATCCCAATGGCCTGCGCCGCGTCGCCGTGCGCCGTTCGGCCGGACCCGTTCAAACCGTGGCCGAGGCCGTGCCAACGGAAGCCGTCCAGGCTGCCCAACCTATCGCCCGCGCCGCCTATCGCCCCGGAGCCGCGCCGCAGGTCATCGCCCGCAACGATATGGTGCGCGTCACCTATCAGGTCGGCGGCGTGAACCTGGCCGTCATGGGCAAGGCCATGCGCAGCGCCGGTCTGGGCGAACCGGTCGCCATCATGAACACCACCTCCAATCGCGTCATCGACGCGGTCGCCTCCGGTCCCGGCCAGGCCATCGCCGGCCCCGGCGCCGACATGGCCCGCGCCAATCCCCAACAGTTCGCCGCCCGCTAG